The genomic DNA GTCCCAAGGTTTGCTGTACATGATAAATACCGCCGATGGTTCCCGGAACAGCGATCGCCCCTAGACCAATGTGAAAGTCCTGCACCGCCTTGCCAAAATTGACCGTCACCGGGAAGAAATCCACCTGATCGATCGGCCGCTTACGGCGCGGCGTTTGCGTAAAAAAGTCGAATAACACATTACGCTGCGGCGTATGGGCTAGCAAAAAACCGCCCCCCGCCAACGACGTCAGCCCCGGCTCCGCCACACAGGCCGCCAGCACCGCCGCCGCCGCCGCATCAAAGGCATTGCCCCCAAGGCGCAACATTTCCAATCCCGCCGCCGCCGTGCAGGCATGGCCCGCCGCGATCGCTCCCTGTGTTGCCGTACTCATCGGTGTACCGGTTTATCTCCGCTGGACATTATGCTGATTTAGCTTACAGCAGATTGATCGGTAAACCCGTACAGACAACCGGCGATGGTGATTACGAATGATCGCGAATGAAATCGACTAGGGCGTTGTAGCGCGGCGACTCCTCATCCGCCACATGTTCCAACACGCCCCAACTGCCCCAGCGACTGGGAACCCCAAAGTCAGCAAAGTTCATAAACACTGCCCCACCGGCATCACGCCATTCGTTGAGCAACTGCGTATAGATGTCATACATTTCAGGACGACGGTTCAGTTCAATAAAAAACTCCGTCAGCCGTTCATGATCGGGCAAGGCCAAATGCTGCCCACCTTCGTAGACCAAGAGAGATAAATCCCGCTCCTGGGCGATCGCCGCATGGTAGTCGAACAGCTCGCGAATGCCAGGAATACTGCCATCATGGTCGCCATCTTCCAACATGCCGCCCTGGGAAAGCTGAGCGATCGCCTTCTCGATGGCAATGTCTTGCCCTTCATCCAACCAGCCTTCCACCGTCGCGATGTTATTATCAAACACCATACCGCCGGTGAAATAGCCGGTGATCGTGTAAGCATCCACATGCTGATAGCAAGGCGTATTGCCCTCCGCTACCCATAGAGGACAGTCTAGAGCCGCCCGCTCCAAGCCGCGCCAACTGGTTTGGGTACCCAGCACCAGCATCAAGCGATCGCGCTGGTCGGCAAAGACCTCAGACCAGATATCTGCCATCTGGGCCGTCCGCATGCCGTACCACTGCATGAACACATCGCCCTCCTGCTGCCAACGTTCCTTACCTTGATCTAGGGCATAGTGAGCCTGGTCAAACATCCAGTTCCAGACTTCATTCGACAGTTCTACATAGATTTTGAGACTCGGATCCAGTTGTTCTTTCACCAACTCCGCAAAGCGACGCATGTAGTCATCCGTTGCCATGTGCGGCATACAGAACCACACATCTTCCCCCAGCCGCTCCGCCAGCTCGATCATGATCTCCAGCGGCACACCCTTGAGGCTATAGGTATAGTCATCCACCTGGGGGCGATCGCTCCACTCACTGACCGTGGAATCATTGGTACGCATCCAGTCCATCAGCCGCAAAGACTGAAACGGCTGCAGTCGCTCAAGTAACAGGGGGTTAAAAATCTCGGTTGCAAAGGTCTCTTCCGCCTCAATGGGCACCACGTGGATATTACGCAGGTAGTTGCCCGTACGATTGGGATCCGTTGCGCTCACAATCAACAAAAT from Candidatus Obscuribacterales bacterium includes the following:
- a CDS encoding gamma-glutamyltransferase, translating into MSTATQGAIAAGHACTAAAGLEMLRLGGNAFDAAAAAVLAACVAEPGLTSLAGGGFLLAHTPQRNVLFDFFTQTPRRKRPIDQVDFFPVTVNFGKAVQDFHIGLGAIAVPGTIGGIYHVQQTLGRLPFSVVTEPAIHYAKTGVEVNAFQAYCFLILEPILLRDPAMRQVYAPTGVLAQQGDRL